Below is a genomic region from bacterium.
CAATTTGTTATATAGCAAGTAAATAGTTTAAACAATTTTGAAAATGCAAATGAAAAGTGAAATGGCATTTATGGGAAAGTTTATAGAAGATATTGAGTTTGATATTGCCGTACAGATGCCGCCATTAAAGGAATGGTTTGTACGAGTAAAAATAAAAAGTATAGAAGAAGCAAAACCTTGTATTATAGAAAATTTCATTCAAAATGAGAAAAAATTGAATGAACTTTAAATAATTTGGGACTTGACAAAAGAAAAAAATTGATTTAAAATAAAACTACTTTATTTTTGGAGGAAAGAATGAAACAAATTTTTTCCTTTCTAAAAAAAGCATTTCAATTTTTAAAATCTTCTCTATCCAATTCTATTGGCGCAATCGGCCAAATAAAGAATAGGGTTTTGGATTATTTAGAGAGAAAAGATTGGCGTGAAAGAGAAAATGCTAATACTGTATATTCTTTAGCACAATTAGAAAAATACTTGGCTGGACACGAAATTGCAGAATATTGTTTGGAAAATTTATATAAAGGCGACATTGCAGATGCGCATAAGAATGGTTATTTTCACATTCATGATTTAAATATGGGCATTGCTCCATATTGTTGTGGATTTGACACTTATCTAATATTATCTAAGGGATTTCCACCTGCTATTTCTAATACAGCATGTTCTTCATCACCAAAACATTTTAGTTCTGCGCTAGGACAATTAGTTAATTTTATTGGTACTGTTTCAAATGAAATAGCTGGTGCAGTAGCATTAAATGATTTTGATATACTTTTAGCACCTTATCTAGAAGTTGATGAATTAAGTGACAAAGAAATCTATCAAAGATTGCAGGAATTTATATATAGTATCAATGTTCCAAGTCGCTTCTCCCAAAGTCCGTTCGTCAATCTTACAATAGATTTTACAGTACCAAATTATCTTAAAAATCTCCCAGTTTTCGTTGGAAAACCATTAGATATAACTTATGGTGAATACAAAAGATTGCAAGCTTTGATGAATAGAATAAATAGAAATTTGCTAAAACTTTTAATTAGAGGCGATTCACAAGGAAGGCCTTTTACTTTTCCAGTTATCACAATAAACATCACGAAAGATTTCAAGCAGAGAGTTCCAGAAGACATTCAGGAATTATTATGGGAATGGACTGCATATAAAGGTGGTGGATATTATCAAAATATGGTTTCAAGTAATCTAGACGTTTCAGATATTAGAGCAATGTGTTGCCATTTGCGTTTAGATTTAACTGAATTAAAGCGAAATGTAGGAACTTCAATTGGCGGAAGTTCCCCACAGACTGGAAGTTTAGGTGTAGTAGATATTAACTTACCACTTATAGCTCAAAATTATGGACTTAATAGATTTTTTCAAACTTTAATTACTTATGTGAATCTTGCTTGTCTTGCATTGATTAAGAAAAGGCAAAAAATAGATAAATTGTGGGAATGTGGTTTATTTCCATACTTAAAGCATTATCTTAAAGATTTTTCACATCATTTTTTAACTGTTTCAGTTCAAGGTGCTTGGGAAGCATGGATTTTTCTAGGAAAACCTAATAATTTTACAGATTTCTGCATAAAAATTGCTAATTTAATCAATCAAGAGATTTTGAAATGGCAACAAAAGACTGGGTATTTGTTTAATCTAGAAAGCGCACCTGGAGAAGGATGTTGCTATAGATTTGCAAAATTTCTCAAAAATTTTGATAGAGAATTTATTACTAATGGATTGAACTTACCTGTAGATTATTCAGATGATTTATATGACTATGTAAGACATTATGACAAAATTTTACCTTTGTTTACAGGTGGAAGTATATTTCTTATTTTTACAGGAGAACGTTTACAACCATATTCTATTTGGCCTTTAATTAGGATGCTTACATATAAAACTAAAATTCCATATTTTGCAATTACACCAACTTTTTCTTATTGTCCTAAATGCAAATGCACTTATCAAGGTAAAATGGAAAAATGTGAAAAGTGTGGAACTATATGTGAAATTTATGATCGTGTAGTTGGATATTATAGGCCAACAAAATTGTGGAATAAAGGCAAACAAGAAGAGTTCAAAAGAAGGAAAAGATTCAATTTAAATAATA
It encodes:
- a CDS encoding ribonucleoside triphosphate reductase encodes the protein MKQIFSFLKKAFQFLKSSLSNSIGAIGQIKNRVLDYLERKDWRERENANTVYSLAQLEKYLAGHEIAEYCLENLYKGDIADAHKNGYFHIHDLNMGIAPYCCGFDTYLILSKGFPPAISNTACSSSPKHFSSALGQLVNFIGTVSNEIAGAVALNDFDILLAPYLEVDELSDKEIYQRLQEFIYSINVPSRFSQSPFVNLTIDFTVPNYLKNLPVFVGKPLDITYGEYKRLQALMNRINRNLLKLLIRGDSQGRPFTFPVITINITKDFKQRVPEDIQELLWEWTAYKGGGYYQNMVSSNLDVSDIRAMCCHLRLDLTELKRNVGTSIGGSSPQTGSLGVVDINLPLIAQNYGLNRFFQTLITYVNLACLALIKKRQKIDKLWECGLFPYLKHYLKDFSHHFLTVSVQGAWEAWIFLGKPNNFTDFCIKIANLINQEILKWQQKTGYLFNLESAPGEGCCYRFAKFLKNFDREFITNGLNLPVDYSDDLYDYVRHYDKILPLFTGGSIFLIFTGERLQPYSIWPLIRMLTYKTKIPYFAITPTFSYCPKCKCTYQGKMEKCEKCGTICEIYDRVVGYYRPTKLWNKGKQEEFKRRKRFNLNNRSP